In Romeriopsis navalis LEGE 11480, the sequence GCTCCTACCACAATGGTCCCACCGACAATCATCGGGATGCCGAACGACGCGGATATACCTTTTGCATAAAAGTAGAACGACAGCACTTCGGCGGTTCCCACCGCTACTCCAGCAAGCATTGCGTACCGAATACCCTCGACGTTGCCAGTGATGCTTGCCCCCTGTGACTTCAACCAACCCAGCGCACAGCAACCAAAGAGCAGTGCCACAAATTGCAAAATCACGGCACCGAGTATCTGATGGATATGATCAGCCGATGCTTTAATCAGAAAATTATATGACCCGTAACCAAATGCAATAATTAACGCTAAAGGAATCCAATTCATGATAGTTCCCATCAATTTTTATATGCAAAAATGAATCAGTCTTGAGAATTGATTGAGGCAATTGCATAGGGATTGATTTAGAGATGGATATCGTTCACAACCTTAGCTAATCGGGATATTTCGTGCGCTGATACTGATTATGATGTGATAAGGCACAGCAGAATTGATTAATTCACGTAATCTTCCCAAGTTTAGGTGATAAATTCCTCAACTTAAGAAATTTTGCAATTAATTGTAAAATATGCCAATTATTGCTGTTCCTAAGCCAGTTGTAACGTGCTGATGATCGCTCAATGTGCGGCATCTAATTCAAGTTCACTCGGTAAGTTAGATTGCTTGATGCGTTGGCATTGGCAATTTATGTGTGCAGTACAGATAATCGCGCCGCCAGTCTGGTATTTTCAGAGAATATTGGATTAAGCTGGAAAGCCCGAATCACTATGTCTCAGCCTTTCGACCCCACTCCCACCGCACAGCGAGTCGAACAATTTTGGCATCTGGGCGCCAGCTTTGGTACCGAGCGCAATGCCTATCACAACTATTTGAATGAATTAGTTAGCGATCGCTATGCCCTAATTAATGGTTTTCAACTCTTGCGGGATGAACTGCAATTTGCGGCCGCAAGTACCAGCAACATGAAGATCTGTGGGGCTGACATGAGCCTGCCGAGTGTTGTCACGACCTTGGCCTATACCAACTGCGGCGATCGAATTCACCAGGGCGAAGCGACAAAACGCTATCGGGACGTTGTCGCTTCGCGCTTTGCTACCCTCTCGGAAATCGGTGAACTCAAGCTAGAAGCATTTTTCCCGGCTGGCGGGGGTACCGATAACGGCGCGACTCTGGCGCATGTGACGGTGGCCCATGAACTGGATGAACAGCTCAAAACTAGGGTGTATGCGGGCAATCCGCAGTCGATTTCGTTGGTCGCAATCGATCTCAAAACCCATGTGGGGCGACTGCGGGAAAATGGTAAACAAACCTATGGTAAAACGCGTGAAGCGCCTTGGCGTGAGCCGCGTGCCGCTTGTGGAGCAATTGTTGGCGCCCTGACGGATTATCATCCTGATAATTTAATCCATCGGCGGATTCGAACGGATCTGGGAGAACGGAATTTTAATTTCCTTTCGAGTAATCAGATTGTGACGGATGAAGGTGCTGACATCACGATGGCTGTGGCCTCGATCATTGTGGCAATTCGTGGGATTCGGAATACGGCTATGGCCTTGTCCCAAGAGATGGATGAGCGCGGCCTAGCGCATTTAACGGCTAGTACCACCGTGAATCGTCCTTCAAAAGACGATCTTGTCCTATATTTGGCCCGCGCCACGGTATTTGACGGCAAAATTCGGATTCAGGGCTTTGGCACGAAGGCCGAACTCTATGGTGGACAACTGGTCAAACATGCTGGAGAGCAACGGTTACGGTTACAGTATAGTGATTGGGATAATGAGAATTTACCAATTGAAGAGATAGCCTATAAGGTTCGATCTTCCGGTCTCTAAAGACTTGAATCCGGCTCAAAGGTGTGGTTTGCGCGTTCACTCACTGCCACCAGAGAATCAGCCGATCATCGCAATTATGGATGCGGTAGGATTGGTAGGGCGATGATCAATCCAGGCATCTTCGATCCCATTCGATCCAGATATTTCAAAACTTGCTCCACTGCGACCAGCGCCATGACCTCATCCAATCCCGACCAAAGCACAGAAACCGATAGTATCTGGGACTACAAGCCTTGGTGGTGTCAGCCTTGGAGTATTTTGCTCACTGGCACGACTATTATTAGCGGTAGTTGGTTGGTCTTCCATCGCTACTGGCTGACTGGTCTGGTTGCAATACCGCTGATTGTTTGGATGAGCTTTTTTATCTTGGTGTTTCCCAAACTGGCGCGGGAAAGTGGCATGCTCGAAGAAATGAAGCAGGCACATCCTACCCCGCCGCCGACAACTTAGTTCCTGATCGTCTCATCGCTGTTCGGGGGCAATTGATTGGACCTCGGTAATAAACTTTGCGATCGCTTCCGGTGAATGTTTGAGATGCACTCTTTGGGTTGAGGCTGTTTGATGGTTCAGACTCACACCTGCGTGTCTTGCGACACTGGGGCGAATTGGCCGTGGAACGAATCCGCCGCCGCAATTCGGGCAGACATTATGCAGCACGGTTTGGACACAGTGAGCGCAGAATGTACATTCGTAGGAACAAATGCGGGCTGCGGTGGAATTGGGTGGGAGATCGCGATCGCAATATTCGCAGTTGGGGCGTAGTTGTAGCATGGTGCGGCGGCTCAGGTATTTGCCCAGTTGAGCAAGTTAGAAATCGTATTTTAGCTTGTGCATCAATTCACCTTTGCGTGCATACACTTCAACCTCGATGTCTTGCGGTGAGACGCGGACCCGCGAAAAGTTGTCGCCTGAATAGACTGGACTCACCTTCCCTAGCCGATACGCATTGGCATCGGTCAAGGACGCGACGCTGCCCGTGAGCTGAAATTGGCTACTTTTTGTATGGGGATAGGGCCAATAAAAAGCTGATGAAATAATCGAATAGATCTTCAACGGGGCGGCATCGTCGCGGCTAATATCGAGTTCTGCGGCTATTGAACAATGGACATCCCCAGCCAGAAAGACCACTCGCTGAATCTGATGGCGGCGGATGCAATCAATGATTTGGTCGCGTTGTTGTTTGTAGCCGCTCCAGCGATCTTCCCCACCCTGTTTGGTATCGGGGAAAAATGGCACAGTGGTGACGATAAACTTTACCCGATCGGCCCCATCCGATAGCCAGTCTAGTACGGCCTGCATTTGCTCTTCACTGAGTATCGTTCTGTTGAGTATGGCTGAGGCTTCTATGCTGCTGTCCGCTGTGGTAGTGCGTTCTGTGCGGGTATCCAGCACGAAAAAATCGCTGCAACCATCGGCGAAACGGTAATAGTACTGATCGGGTACACCTGTGAGTTTACCAGCAGCATCGATTTCGAGTAGTGGACTGTGGCTCGCCTGATATGTCTGATAGGCATGGATCGCCGCTGGATACTTCATGATCCGATCGCGGGCACTGGCATGGCTGGGCCAGTTATCTTCGATCTCATGATCATCTAAGGTCATATAGGTCGAGACCTGGCTCATCAACTGGCGCAAGTGTGGTTGAGTAAAGGCATCGCGGTAACGGGCAAAATATTCGTCAACCCGTTCATCGGCGGCAATAATCTTCAGATCATCGGCATAGATCTGATCACCGACCATAAGGAACTTATTTAAGGGGCGATCCGCCTCGCTTTGCTGCAGAATTGAGCGGAAGGTTTTGTCCCCCCGACTATCAAACCAACTGCCGTTAAATAGTCGTAAGAGGTAACGACAGGAACCAAACACAAATTCCCGTGGCATATCTGTTGCGTCACTGGCGGTTTGAAATGCTCCTTGATCGGCGTGATGCCAATTCCATTTGTCACTGGAGCGGATTTCATCGAGTTCCTTATCCGCGAAGAACCAGCCGATTTGATAGATGTATTTTGTGTTGGCTTCCAACCCCAGAAAGATCACGATACCGCTCATATCAAAATTGGGATTCATTTTGAATATTCGTGGTGCGCGATAGCTGCCGCCATCTTCCTTAATTCTGGCGATGCCAAAGGCGCGGCGGGGTTCCCCGGATTCTAAGGGTTGGTAGGTCGCTCTACCCCAGATTCGTGCATGATCGACATCGGCATGGCCGACGATGGGACCAACCGTTAACTGATTAATGAGATGCATTTTAGGGACTCTGTGTAATTGTTTGAGCGAAAAATATAATTGCGTAACTTTATAAGAATTAGAATTTGCCGTTTGATGCGTTAATTGTGATGCACATCATTTTTGCGCATGCGCCTTAACTCATGCTGGCTAGTCTTACATGACAAACTAGCCAGCGTGCAAAAATTAATTAAGCCTTTAGTTATGTGGCTGAACATACCGCGAGAAATATCCTCGATCGCCATTAGCCGCGTGAACAAATCTCGATCAGCCAATTGATGACATCGATGATTGATGCGCGGATTGACGCGCGCAAATGCCTACCGCACAAACCATTTACTCCAGAGAATCATGCCGGGAATGGCGCCGAATATGGCGCCGATCGCCAACTCAAGCCGGAGAAAGGTCCCGGTTGGAATCAGCTGCATCCGCAGATATACATAGAGCACGATGCCGAGCACGGTTCCACCGCCGCTGATACCACCCGCGAGCATGGCCAAGAACCACTGTCGTGGTTTGGCGATCACACCGGCAACAGCGGCACCGATCGTTGCGAGCGCGATCCAAGTGGTGGCGGGGAAAATATTCCAATCCGGCATAAATCCAGCCGCAATCATGCCGGGCAGAATTGTGCAAAATGCGCCGAAGTAAAATGCCGCTGTTTCGCGGTTGGAAAGATTATCAGACATCGTGACTTGGGACCTCGAAGCAGTTTTTTGGATAAAAAATGCCAAACATGTCATGTTTGGGTAGTTTTTGGATCTATCTCACTCCAACATCGAGATATGCATCATCTGGTGCAAGTTAGCTGGTTGATGCGTGAATCGATGACTGATTGGGGCATGCTAAGGACTAAGTGATCTATGCTACGTGCTTTAGCTTTGGTGATGGCTTTGTTAAGTGCTTTAGCTTTGATGATGGCTTTGCGGCTGCTCTGTCCGAAAACGTGTTCTATACTGATATGTCATCTTCCATTGACACCCTTTGGGTAATTTTTAGTGCCAGCCTTGTTTTTTTAATGCAGGCCGGGTTTCTTTGCTTAGAAGCGGGTTCAACTCGGCGTAAAAATAATATTAATGTTGCGGTTAAAAATATTGCGGACCTGGGCCTTTCGGTCATTGTCTTTTGGGCGATCGGTTATGGCTTGATGTTTGGAACGTCGGCATTTGGGTGGGCCGGGGGTAGTCAGTTTTTCCCCGAACTGGGGTTGGCTGAAGGTTGGCCCGTTGTTTTTTTCCTATTCCAGGCAATGTTTTGTAGTACCGCGGTGACGATCCTGTCAGGGGCGATCGCCGGGCGGATGACCTTCAGAAGCTACTTAATCATTGCGATTCTGATTTCGGGTTTGCTATATCCCGTCTTCGGGCATTGGGCTTGGGCCGGATTAGATCAATCGACAACGATCGGTTGGTTGGGCAAACTCGGATTTGTGGATTTTGCCGGTTCGACGGTTGTGCATAGTCTGGGTGGCTGGGCAGCACTTGCGGCTGTATTGGTTGTGGGGCCGCGCACAGGGCGATTTTCGAGTAAGCGCCAGCACGATCAGATTCCCAGTTCGGATATCCCTTTGGCGTTCTTGGGCACGTTGCTGCTGTGGTTTGGTTGGTTTGGGTTCAATGGTGGGAGTGCTTTAGCCTTTAATGTGCAAGTTCCCAGTATTATTGTCAATACCTTATTTGCGGGGGCCGCTGGACTACTGGCACCATTGATGTGGTTGCTCGCACGGCAACGCGAAGTGGCTGTTAGTTTGGTGATGAATGGGGTGTTAGCCGGTTTAGTCGGCATTACCGCGAGTTGTCATGCGGTATCGTCGGTGCATGCACTTGTGATTGGAGCCATCAGCGGCGTTGTTATGATTGCCGTTGATTGGCTACTGGGGCGTTGTCATATTGATGATGCGGTGGGTGCTATTCCAGTGCATTTAGGTGCGGGAATCTGGGGCACTTTGGCGGTGGGCCTCTTTGGTGACTTAGCGCGTCTAGGGACTGGACTCAGCCGCATGGCGCAGATTCAGGCACAGCTGTCAGGCATTTTTGCCTGTAGTATTTGGGCCTTTACGCTGGCGCTGATATGCTTTCTCGCCTTGAATCGGGTGATGCCGTTGCGGGTGACCCGCAAGCAAGAATATGTTGGGTTAAACGTGGCGGAGCATGGGGCGGCCAGTGAGTTGCAGGATCTCTACGATGTGATGAAATCCCATGTGAAAACGGGGGATTTACAACGCCGTGCCACGAGCCATGCCTTTACCGAAATTGGTCAGATTAGCGGTTGGTACAACCAAGTTGTACAGTCCCTAGAGCATTCGATCGTCAAAACTGAAGCGATCGTCACCACGGCCGTCGATGGTATCCTCACCGTCAATCCCCGCACCTTGCTGATTCGCAGTACAAATCCGGCGATCGAGAAAATATTTGGTTATTCTTGGCTGGGCTTAATTGGTCAACCCCTGACGCAGTTGATTGGTCCCGATCTGAAACAACGGAAAGATGTGGCGATTGAAGCGCTGCACAGTTTACTGGAAAT encodes:
- a CDS encoding EamA family transporter gives rise to the protein MNWIPLALIIAFGYGSYNFLIKASADHIHQILGAVILQFVALLFGCCALGWLKSQGASITGNVEGIRYAMLAGVAVGTAEVLSFYFYAKGISASFGIPMIVGGTIVVGALLGIFILREQLTFIQWIGLGCIIFGITLLSTSPKFG
- a CDS encoding DUF6737 family protein — its product is MTSSNPDQSTETDSIWDYKPWWCQPWSILLTGTTIISGSWLVFHRYWLTGLVAIPLIVWMSFFILVFPKLARESGMLEEMKQAHPTPPPTT
- a CDS encoding DUF1272 domain-containing protein encodes the protein MLQLRPNCEYCDRDLPPNSTAARICSYECTFCAHCVQTVLHNVCPNCGGGFVPRPIRPSVARHAGVSLNHQTASTQRVHLKHSPEAIAKFITEVQSIAPEQR
- a CDS encoding alkaline phosphatase D family protein, with product MHLINQLTVGPIVGHADVDHARIWGRATYQPLESGEPRRAFGIARIKEDGGSYRAPRIFKMNPNFDMSGIVIFLGLEANTKYIYQIGWFFADKELDEIRSSDKWNWHHADQGAFQTASDATDMPREFVFGSCRYLLRLFNGSWFDSRGDKTFRSILQQSEADRPLNKFLMVGDQIYADDLKIIAADERVDEYFARYRDAFTQPHLRQLMSQVSTYMTLDDHEIEDNWPSHASARDRIMKYPAAIHAYQTYQASHSPLLEIDAAGKLTGVPDQYYYRFADGCSDFFVLDTRTERTTTADSSIEASAILNRTILSEEQMQAVLDWLSDGADRVKFIVTTVPFFPDTKQGGEDRWSGYKQQRDQIIDCIRRHQIQRVVFLAGDVHCSIAAELDISRDDAAPLKIYSIISSAFYWPYPHTKSSQFQLTGSVASLTDANAYRLGKVSPVYSGDNFSRVRVSPQDIEVEVYARKGELMHKLKYDF
- the amt gene encoding ammonium transporter, giving the protein MSSSIDTLWVIFSASLVFLMQAGFLCLEAGSTRRKNNINVAVKNIADLGLSVIVFWAIGYGLMFGTSAFGWAGGSQFFPELGLAEGWPVVFFLFQAMFCSTAVTILSGAIAGRMTFRSYLIIAILISGLLYPVFGHWAWAGLDQSTTIGWLGKLGFVDFAGSTVVHSLGGWAALAAVLVVGPRTGRFSSKRQHDQIPSSDIPLAFLGTLLLWFGWFGFNGGSALAFNVQVPSIIVNTLFAGAAGLLAPLMWLLARQREVAVSLVMNGVLAGLVGITASCHAVSSVHALVIGAISGVVMIAVDWLLGRCHIDDAVGAIPVHLGAGIWGTLAVGLFGDLARLGTGLSRMAQIQAQLSGIFACSIWAFTLALICFLALNRVMPLRVTRKQEYVGLNVAEHGAASELQDLYDVMKSHVKTGDLQRRATSHAFTEIGQISGWYNQVVQSLEHSIVKTEAIVTTAVDGILTVNPRTLLIRSTNPAIEKIFGYSWLGLIGQPLTQLIGPDLKQRKDVAIEALHSLLEMGCHTGDAMEAIGFHEQGRRFAIEITATASRVGTEQFWTLIIRDVTIRKVAEAALQDSELMARQNANQLKNAMLQLQQTQAQLLQSERMSSLGNLVAGMAHEINNPVSFIHGNLAHASNYVQDLLHALELYQTQPAQLSAALQGEVDALDVDFLREDFPRLMSSMQNGTARIRDIVQSLRQFAHYDEADFGLANLNEGLDNTLIMLSHTLKATRDRPAIQICKDYGDLPIIECYAGALNQVFLHILSNAVEALSLEVVQSPDRIITITTNAHPDHLSIVIADNGPGMSESVKQKIFDPFFTTKSVGQGTGMGLSISHQIIVEKHGGQLNCYTAPGKGTEFVIELPTAALVTAKASSRSIVTA